The Camelina sativa cultivar DH55 chromosome 14, Cs, whole genome shotgun sequence genome includes a window with the following:
- the LOC104743961 gene encoding NAC domain-containing protein 41-like, which translates to MVQISKELLFGYKKVLEYYVGERPNGVKTYWLMQEYSSESSSVDNEKVDHALCKIYLTLKGAKKKKAGDQEEENEKLKKEEEAGDNQDLHQPDQSQSHDMVYQHPQYCLLPAQNQKPQTQTQPIPYNSSELISFEQERVIPEDFEDFFADFIKPHSLAGDEDSSSYGLFEGFDTVGMIKDCTY; encoded by the exons atggtaCAGA TCTCCAAAGAGCTTCTCTTCGGCTACAAGAAAGTACTAGAGTACTACGTTGGTGAAAGACCAAACGGCGTGAAAACGTATTGGTTAATGCAAGAATACTCGTCTGAGTCTTCTTCTGTTGATAACGAGAAG GTCGATCATGCTTTGTGCAAGATTTACCTGACTCTAAAgggagcaaagaagaagaaagctgggGATcaggaagaagagaatgagaagcttaagaaagaagaagaggcggGTGATAATCAGGATTTGCATCAACCGGACCAATCGCAGTCTCATGATATGGTGTATCAGCATCCACAGTACTGTTTACTTCCAGCACAGAATCAGAAGCCGCAGACGCAGACGCAGCCTATTCCTTACAACTCTTCTGAGTTGATCAGCTTTGAGCAGGAACGAGTGATCCCAGAGGATTTTGAAGATTTCTTCGCTGATTTCATTAAGCCACATTCACTGGCTGGAGATGAGGATTCCAGCAGTTATGGTTTATTTGAAGGCTTCGACACAGTAGGAATGATAAAAGATTGCACTTACTAA